A window of the Dictyostelium discoideum AX4 chromosome 4 chromosome, whole genome shotgun sequence genome harbors these coding sequences:
- the gpt9 gene encoding hypothetical protein, which yields MIKNLNKKKSIIFTLVIVIFYLIIFFKFCNRSFPKEIYDDFKSKPIGLNENERNIKQVIMSRECKYVDLVYTWVNGSDPIHEESKIQRIGNFSYSPPTTNFRDIGTLKYSLRSVRQYAPWIKNIFIITANQIPTWFNIENPENVRFISHDDYFHKKSDLPSFNSNSIESNFWNLPIEVSNCFLYLNDDIILSRPVEQSDYFDENFNQVVFFNKDVLGGKSGNSKSFDEYTMGVLLTNRALAIIWGDGQEYKRNFPAHGIQVFNRKIWYKMQEDFGTGLEITSSHFFRNKTDFQMAHLYNQFAIKFSKCTIKTTSDVLYLQLNNDNFQQIFQKVDQLRLTINSICLNDGIELMTDEIQYLFDITFNEIFPIPSSFEK from the exons atgataaaaaatttaaataaaaaaaaatcaattatatttacattggtaattgttattttttatttaattatttttttcaaattttgtaATAGAAGTTTTCCTAAAGAAATAtatgatgattttaaatcaaaacctattggtttaaatgaaaatgaaagaaatattaaacaagTTATAATGTCAAGAGAATGTAAATATGTAGATTTAGTTTATACTTGGGTTAATGGCTCAGATCCAATACATGAAGAATCAAAAATACAAAGAATAGGTAATTTTAGTTATTCACCACCCACAACCAATTTTAGAGATATTGGTAcattaaaatattcattaaGAAGTGTTAGACAATATGCACCATggattaaaaatatttttataattactGCAAATCAAATACCGACATGGTTTAATATAGAAAATCCTGAAAATGTTAGATTTATATCACATGatgattattttcataaaaa atcagatttaccatcatttaattcaaattcaattgaatcaaatttttggaatttaccaattgaagtttcaaattgttttttatatttaaatgatgatataATTTTAAGTAGACCAGTTGAACAAAgtgattattttgatgaaaattttaatcaagttgttttttttaataaagacGTGCTGGGTGGAAAATCgggaaattcaaaatcatttgatgaaTATACAATGGGAGTTTTATTAACAAATAGAGCATTGGCAATAATATGGGGAGATGGACAAGAgtataaaagaaatttccCAGCTCATGGAATTCAAGTTTTCAATAGAAAGATATGGTATAAAATGCAAGAAGATTTCGGCACAGGTTTAGAAATCACCTCTTCACATTTCTTTAGAAATAAAACTGATTTCCAAATGGCACATTTATATAACCAATTtgcaattaaattttcaaaatgtaCAATTAAAACCACATCCGATGTATTATatcttcaattaaataatgataattttcaacaaatatttcaaaaagtTGATCAATTAAGACTTACTATAAACTCAATATGTTTAAATGATGGAATAGAATTAATGACTGAtgaaattcaatatttattcGATATCacttttaatgaaatttttccAATACcttcatcatttgaaaaataa